One window from the genome of Acinetobacter sp. LoGeW2-3 encodes:
- the ychF gene encoding redox-regulated ATPase YchF — translation MGFNCGIVGLPNVGKSTLFNALTKAAIAAENFPFCTIEPNTGIVPVPDPRLDKLAEIVKPQRVIPTTMEFVDIAGLVAGASKGEGLGNQFLANIRETDAIAHVVRCFEDENVIHVNGKIDPLDDIATINTELALADLETVTKAVTRLAKSAKGGDKEAIATKAVLDKILPLLDEGKPARAADLDDDERKLVRGFGLLTLKPTMYIANVAEDGFENNPHLDAVRELAATENAIVVPLCNQIEAEISLLEDEDRAEFLEAMGMEEPGLNVVIRAGYSLLGLQTYFTAGVQEVRAWTVKVGATAPQAAGVIHTDFEKGFIRAECIAYDDFVQYNGEAGAKEAGKWRLEGKTYIVQDGDVLHFRFNV, via the coding sequence ATGGGTTTTAATTGTGGTATTGTAGGCCTGCCTAACGTTGGTAAATCTACGCTTTTCAATGCATTAACTAAAGCTGCAATTGCTGCGGAAAACTTCCCATTCTGTACGATTGAACCAAACACCGGTATTGTGCCTGTACCAGATCCACGCCTGGACAAACTGGCTGAAATCGTAAAACCACAACGCGTGATTCCGACAACTATGGAATTCGTAGATATTGCTGGTCTAGTGGCTGGTGCATCTAAAGGTGAAGGTCTGGGCAACCAGTTCCTAGCAAACATCCGTGAAACGGATGCAATTGCTCATGTAGTACGTTGTTTCGAAGATGAAAACGTGATTCACGTCAATGGTAAAATTGACCCACTTGATGATATCGCAACCATCAACACTGAACTTGCACTTGCTGATTTGGAAACTGTCACTAAAGCAGTAACTCGTCTGGCGAAGTCCGCAAAAGGTGGCGATAAAGAAGCAATCGCAACCAAAGCAGTTCTGGATAAAATTCTTCCTCTTTTAGACGAAGGCAAACCTGCTCGTGCAGCTGATCTTGATGATGACGAACGTAAACTGGTTCGTGGTTTTGGTTTATTAACTTTAAAACCAACTATGTACATCGCCAACGTAGCGGAAGATGGTTTTGAAAATAACCCACATCTTGATGCAGTACGTGAACTGGCGGCAACTGAAAATGCAATCGTTGTTCCACTTTGTAACCAGATCGAAGCTGAAATTTCATTGCTTGAAGATGAAGACCGCGCTGAATTCCTAGAAGCAATGGGTATGGAAGAACCAGGTCTGAACGTGGTGATCCGTGCAGGATACTCACTGTTAGGTCTGCAAACTTACTTTACTGCCGGTGTACAAGAAGTTCGTGCATGGACTGTTAAAGTGGGCGCAACAGCACCTCAAGCGGCTGGTGTAATTCACACTGACTTCGAAAAAGGCTTTATCCGTGCAGAATGTATTGCTTACGATGACTTCGTACAGTACAACGGCGAAGCCGGTGCTAAAGAAGCAGGTAAATGGCGTCTAGAAGGTAAAACTTACATCGTTCAGGACGGCGACGTTCTACACTTCCGTTTCAACGTATAA
- a CDS encoding glutathione S-transferase family protein: protein MRTLYQFPLSHFCEKARWMLDHKELEYVAQNLMPGAHRAFARLKTGQNRLPILRDREKWIADSTQIALYLDENYPEHRLLPAEGRLREKVLEIDGMTQELGRHVRRWMLAQALSYDHESMEILIGEKGYLRQFEKFSKPLLKTILSKGYALTEDTLAQSREYIKETVEQLNQILTENNGAYIAGSRFSLADIAVCSMLAPLLAIPGTPWERDSFESMSDEYRDYQTYLSELPLGQYINDIYRHERNARVDWRGV from the coding sequence ATGCGCACCTTATACCAGTTTCCTTTATCACATTTTTGTGAAAAAGCACGTTGGATGCTTGATCATAAAGAACTGGAATATGTCGCACAAAACTTAATGCCGGGTGCTCATCGTGCTTTTGCTCGCCTCAAGACTGGACAAAATCGTCTGCCGATTCTGCGTGATAGGGAAAAGTGGATTGCAGATTCGACGCAAATTGCACTATATCTGGATGAAAATTATCCTGAACATCGTTTACTGCCAGCAGAAGGGCGTTTACGCGAGAAAGTGTTGGAAATTGATGGAATGACTCAAGAACTGGGACGTCATGTTCGTCGCTGGATGTTGGCCCAAGCTTTATCCTATGATCATGAATCGATGGAGATCCTGATTGGTGAAAAAGGCTATCTGCGCCAGTTCGAAAAATTCTCCAAGCCTTTGCTCAAAACCATTCTCAGTAAAGGTTATGCCTTGACTGAAGATACACTTGCTCAGTCGCGAGAATATATTAAAGAAACCGTTGAACAACTGAATCAGATATTAACCGAGAATAACGGTGCTTATATTGCTGGTTCACGTTTTAGTCTGGCGGATATTGCAGTCTGTTCGATGTTGGCACCTTTGCTCGCGATTCCGGGTACACCGTGGGAGCGGGACAGTTTTGAATCTATGTCAGATGAATATCGGGATTATCAAACCTATCTGTCTGAATTGCCTTTAGGTCAATATATTAACGATATCTATCGTCATGAACGCAATGCTCGTGTCGATTGGCGCGGTGTATAA